A window from Pseudomonas campi encodes these proteins:
- a CDS encoding SOS response-associated peptidase, giving the protein MSGRYGLFRWSQSLATLPGFPAGQAPHWNLAPGNQVLFLRHVDGELHAASGRWGLTPAWLNDLSKAPSHARAETLSEQPMFREAFRQRRCLLPANGFYEWRGELRKRPFWLTGEEPLLHFAALWEAYPAGDQLYLSVAMVTQAAAHLRRPLLLDAEQQRAWLAEDTPLAELQALLLIPTPPLRERVLANLVNDPKFDAPECLTPA; this is encoded by the coding sequence ATGAGTGGACGTTACGGCCTGTTTCGTTGGTCGCAGAGCCTGGCCACGCTGCCGGGTTTCCCTGCCGGACAGGCACCGCACTGGAACCTCGCGCCGGGCAATCAGGTGCTGTTCCTGCGCCACGTTGATGGTGAACTGCACGCCGCCAGCGGCCGTTGGGGGCTGACCCCGGCCTGGCTGAATGACCTGAGCAAGGCGCCGTCCCATGCCCGTGCGGAAACCCTCAGCGAGCAGCCGATGTTCCGCGAGGCGTTCCGCCAGCGCCGCTGCCTGTTGCCGGCCAATGGTTTCTACGAGTGGCGCGGCGAGCTGCGCAAACGGCCATTCTGGCTGACCGGCGAAGAACCCCTGCTGCACTTCGCCGCACTGTGGGAGGCTTATCCGGCGGGTGATCAGTTGTACCTGAGCGTGGCCATGGTGACTCAGGCTGCCGCGCACCTGCGCCGACCCTTGCTGCTGGATGCCGAGCAGCAGCGCGCCTGGCTGGCCGAAGACACCCCGCTAGCGGAGTTGCAGGCGTTGTTGCTGATCCCGACCCCGCCGCTGCGTGAACGGGTGCTGGCCAACCTGGTCAACGATCCCAAGTTCGATGCCCCGGAGTGCCTGACGCCGGCGTGA